A region of the bacterium genome:
TCTTCGCCAACCACATCATGGCCGAGAACGGCTACAATCTTTACCTGTATGCCGGCGAGATCAAGGAAACCGCCAAGGCCTACAACGACCTGCTCTCCAAGGTCGATCCGGACTACGACGCCTCCAAGAACTTCTACGCCTTCATCGCCGAGGCCATGAAGACCCTGCAAAACTCCCAGCTCAAGCCGGAGTACCAGAAAGATTTCGAGATCCGGGCCAAGTTCATTCAGGGCCAATACGAGAAGGCCGCCCAGCAAGAGATGGTGGACCTGCTCGCGGCCCAGCCGCCGCAAGAGGCTTTCAAGGAATACCTGCTGATCAAGTACGGCAACACTGTGGAAAGAAAGGCCGCCCTCGAGATCATCCTTCGCCATATGAAGGTCAAGACCGAAGGCCAAAAGGAAGTTTACAGCTTCGACATGTCGAAGATCGACCGCGACCTCCGCACCTGGGCGGCGGCCAAGTCGGGACCCAGCTACAACCGGGCGCTGGCTGCGGTTCTTCACCTGCTGAAGACGCTCTTCGAGCGCGGCGGCAAGATGGAAGTCTTCGACGACAAGAAGATCCAGTCGGTCGACACCTTCTATGAAAGCGGGAACTTCGACTTGCTCAGCTCGAACAAAAAAGCCCTGGAAGATTTGATCGTTTGGGCCCGCAGCTCGGCGATCGACATCAACTTGGATCTCAGGCCCGAGGACAAGCCCCACCTCGGGCTCCGCAAATGGACCCTAGTCGGCGAGGCCGGTGTCGGTGTGGCCGGCTTCGGCGCCTTCGGCGGATCCTTCGCCATGAAAAAAGGCTCGCAGGAGCGCTACTACACCCAAGGCATGGGCTTGGCCCTGGGCGCTTCGGGTCTCTGCGCCGCCGGCGGCAATCTTTTGGCCCACAAGCTCGACATGAACGGCAAGAGTTGGCTCTTCGACTTGGGCGGCGCGATCATCTGCGGCGCCGCGGCCGGCTCGCTCTATTTCGGCTTGGCCGACCGCCCGGGCAACGGCGGTCCCTCGGGCATGCCTCCGGGCCCGGGCACCCGCAATCCGGTCGACGAGTACGGCCCTTGAGATTTGACAAGGTCGGCTCAAACGGTTAGCGGTCTTTCATGACCGACAATATTCATAAAATCGTCATCGTCGGGTCCGGCGGCGCCGGACTCACCGCCGCCATCTACGCGGCCCGGGCCAACCTCAATCCCGTCGTCATCGATGGCACCCTGCCCGGCGGCCAACTCACCACCACGACCGACGTCGAAAATTTTCCCGGCTTTCCCGAAGGCATCATGGGTCCCGAGCTGATGGACCGGATGCGCAAGCAAGCCGAGCGCTTCGGCACCCAGATCCTCTTTGACCAAGTGATCGGCGCCGACCTCAAGTCCAACCCCAAGAAGATCCAGCTCGGTCAAGGCGAGATCTTGGCTCATGCGGTGATCATCGCGACCGGCGCCTCGCCCAAGCTGATCGGCCTGGACGCCGAGAAGAAATTGATGGGCCGCGGGGTATCGACCTGCGCCACCTGCGACGGCGCCTTTTTCCGCGGCGCCGACCTGGTCGTCGTCGGTGGCGGCGATTCGGCGATGGAGGAGGCGACCTTTCTCACCAAATTCGCCAAAAAGGTCTATCTGGTTCACCGCCGGCACGAGCTTCGGGC
Encoded here:
- the trxB gene encoding thioredoxin-disulfide reductase translates to MTDNIHKIVIVGSGGAGLTAAIYAARANLNPVVIDGTLPGGQLTTTTDVENFPGFPEGIMGPELMDRMRKQAERFGTQILFDQVIGADLKSNPKKIQLGQGEILAHAVIIATGASPKLIGLDAEKKLMGRGVSTCATCDGAFFRGADLVVVGGGDSAMEEATFLTKFAKKVYLVHRRHELRASKIMQERAFKNEKIEFVWDTVVEDILSEGKNEVTGVRLKNLKTGESRELKVDGIFVAIGHVPNSAFVPELSTDANGYILTTKGSHTDIPGVFAAGDCVDHTYRQAITAAGMGCMAALDAERYLAGLGLDH